From a single Camelus bactrianus isolate YW-2024 breed Bactrian camel chromosome 11, ASM4877302v1, whole genome shotgun sequence genomic region:
- the PLAU gene encoding urokinase-type plasminogen activator — protein sequence MRVLPAFLLLCALVVRDCKGSHELHQVSGASNCGCLNGGKCVSYKYFSNIQRCSCPKKFQGEHCEIDTSKTCYEGNGHSYRGKAHTDIMGRPCLAWNSVTVLLKTYHAHRTDALQLGLGKHNYCRNPDNRRRPWCYVQVGLKQLVQECMVHDCSFGKSPFSPPEKGDFQCGQKALRPRFKIVGGEFTTIENQPWFAAIYRRHRSGSVTYVCGGSLISPCWVVSATHCFINHQEKEDYIVYLGRSNLNSITPGEMKFEVEKLILHEDYSEDTLAHHNDIALLKIRSNTGQCAQPSRSIQTICLPPERGDARFGTSCEITGFGKESSSDYRYPEQLKMTVVKLVSHQECQQPHYYGSEVTTKMLCAADPQWKTDSCQGDSGGPMVCSIQGRLTLTGIVSWGRDCAMKDKPGVYTRVSSFLPWIHTHTGGETGLAL from the exons ATGAGAGTCCTGCCGGCGTTCCTGCTCCTCTGTGCCTTGGTCGTGAGGGACTGCAAA GGCAGCCATGAACTTCATCAAGTGTCTGGTGCAT CGAACTGTGGCTGTCTGAATGGAGGAAAATGTGTGTCCTACAAGTACTTCTCCAACATTCAGCGATGCAGTTGCCCAAAGAAATTCCAAGGGGAACACTGTGAGATAG ATACATCGAAAACGTGCTATGAGGGGAATGGTCACTCTTACCGAGGGAAGGCCCACACTGATATCATGGGCCGGCCCTGTCTCGCCTGGAACTCTGTCACCGTCCTTCTGAAAACGTACCATGCCCACAGAACTGATGCCCTGCAGCTGGGCCTGGGGAAACACAATTattgcag GAACCCAGACAACCGGAGAAGGCCCTGGTGCTATGTGCAGGTTGGCCTAAAGCAGCTTGTCCAGGAGTGCATGGTGCATGACTGCTCTTTTG gAAAAAGTCCCTTCTCTCCTCCAGAAAAAGGAGACTTTCAGTGTGGCCAGAAGGCTCTGAGGCCCCGCTTTAAGATTGTTGGGGGCGAATTCACCACCATCGAGAACCAGCCTTGGTTTGCAGCCATCTACAGGAGGCACCGCAGCGGCTCTGTCACCTACGTGTGCGGTGGCAGCCTCATCAGCCCCTGCTGGGTGGTCAGCGCCACCCACTGCTTCAT TAATCACCAGGAGAAGGAGGACTACATAGTCTACCTGGGTCGGTCAAACCTCAACTCCATTACGCCTGGGGAGATGAAGTTTGAGGTGGAAAAGCTCATCCTGCATGAGGACTACAGCGAAGATACCCTTGCTCACCATAATGATATTG ccttgcTGAAGATCCGTTCCAACACGGGCCAGTGTGCGCAGCCATCCCGGTCCATACAGACCATCTGCCTGCCGCCAGAGAGGGGTGATGCCCGTTTTGGCACAAGCTGTGAGATCACTGGCTTTGGAAAAGAGAGTTCCT CTGACTATCGCTATCCAGAGCAGCTGAAAATGACTGTTGTGAAGCTGGTCTCCCACCAGGAGTGTCAGCAGCCCCACTACTACGGCTCTGAAGTCACCACCAAAATGCTGTGTGCCGCTGACCCACAGTGGAAAACTGATTCCTGCCAG GGAGACTCGGGGGGCCCAATGGTCTGCTCCATCCAAGGCCGCCTGACTCTGACGGGGATTGTGAGCTGGGGCCGAGATTGTGCCATGAAGGACAAGCCTGGCGTCTACACCAGGGTCTCAAGCTTCCTGCCCTGGATCCACACTCATACCGGGGGAGAGACTGGCCTAGCCCTCTGA